In Monodelphis domestica isolate mMonDom1 chromosome 1, mMonDom1.pri, whole genome shotgun sequence, the sequence TCTGGGGCAGGAGGATGCTTACCCAGCCCCACCATGGAGCTGCGCTGTGGGGGACTGCTGTTCAGTTCCCGCTTTGACTCAGGGAACTTGGCCCATGTGGAGAAGGTGGATTCTGTGGCTAGTGAAGGGGAGGGGGGCGGGAGTGGGGGATCAGCCCCCACCACCAGCGGAGTATCCTCTACCTCTGACTACGAATTCAACGTGTGGACACGGCCTGATTGTGCTGAAACAGAATATGAGAATGGGAACAGGTatgaagctggggtcaaggggaGGGAATATGCAGAAACCCAGAGCCATACTTCCTTTGGCCATACTCTCCTCCCTGTTCTCCCAGGGACCTACTTGGCTCTCCTCACACTTTCACAGTACCCAACTTCTCATCCCCATTGAAcagccttttcccattctttctacTAACCTGCCTTGCTCCAGTTCTCTTGCTATCTCATCCCACTCTCTTAcagacttctctctctccctcctctaccccACTAGGTCATGGTTCTACTTCAGTGTCCGGGGAGGAATTCCAGGAAAACTCATAAAGATCAACATCATGAACATGAACAAGCAAAGTAAACTCTACTCCCAGGGCATGGCACCATTTGTTCGGACATTACCCACTCGACCCCGTTGGGAACGGATCCGTGACAGGCCCACCTTTGAGGTATAGTTTCCACACAAAAGAAAGGACTATTGCTATAGACAaaccaaagggggggggggcgatGAGATTGGGGGATGTAAATATCtcttgagaaaaagaaattgttccTCTTGTTCTGCACAACTAGGAAGAAAGGACTCTAGGTTGACTGCTTTAAACCCAAGTTACCTCTATATCCTTTAATAAATCTTTAATCCCAGTACCTAAGAGGCAAAGAAAGGGCTGGTTGCTAAGGCAAGTACCTGAATAGAGAGATAGGTGGCATATTCTCAGCTGTGAAGTTGAGAAACTGGTTGCTGTTGCCATTATGCTGGAAACTAGACACTAATGCAGTGTTAAGAAACTAGCTGCCAATATTTAGTTAAGTATTTATGGGGGCAGTAGTTGGttgtcctttcctcttcctcctctgtccCTTCAGATGACAGAGACACAGTTTGTGCTGTCCTTTGTGCACCGATTCGTGGAGGGTCGTGGGGCCACCACCTTCTTCGCCTTCTGCTACCCCTTCTCCTACAGTGACTGCCAGGATCTGCTGAACCAGCTAGACCAGCGCTTTCTAGAGAGCCATCCTTCGCTTACTAGgtgcactctctttctctctacaaaATATTATAAGCAAACCATGCTTTTGCTTCTCCAGTGATTTGTCCTAATAGCTCTGAATTGATATTTCTTCAATCATTTCTCTTAATAGTTGTGTACTACCACTGGCTTCCTTTGAGAAATGGGTATTTGTTGCCTTGATCTCATCATGCCATTCTTACCTCCTATTTTCTTGACTAATTCAGACCTCCTACAGTCTAAGCCAAAAAGTAAGAGGACAAAGTCCATGTTTTTCTAAAGTTGGTCAAACAAGTATTTACTCATTGATTCCTTTGTGCTCAGAATATGCTTTAAGTATGGATCCAGAATCAGTATGGACTCTCTTATGCCCCCAGAGAGCACAGCCTGAGAGGATCCCCATCTCTGAGAAgcctcaaaacaaagaaaaggccATGGCTTTTCAGATTTTTGCCCTACTAAAAGAGAGCTTCCTTTATGCCAGCATATGAGCCTTATTTCCTAAATTTTTGTCCTGCATTCACTTTTGTTATTTTCTGCATCTGTTCTTAGATTAAATTTTTGCATTCAAAATTTCTTAATGACAAAGATTTAAGGTTAAGGAACCAGTTTTTGTCTCCATATCTCTACCCTAATTCTCTTCTGCAAATGTGGGCTGTCCCTTCTTGAGACTCTGGGAGACTCCCATGACCTGATGAGCTTATCCTTGCAGCCCCTTAGATTCTATCTATTACCACCGGGAACTCCTTTGCAACTCTCTGGATGGACTTCGTGTAGATCTGCTTACTGTGAGTTCCTGTCATGGGCTTCAAGATGAACGAGAACCCCGTCTGGAGCAGCTATTTCCTGATACCAGCACTCCCCGGCCATTTTGTTTCTCAGGCAAGAGGgtgagtggggaggaaagaaaggtagGAAATTGGTTCTTCTCTGTCATTACAAGTGTCTTAGCTGAAGCCTTGACACTTAGAGGTGTTGGACTGTGTATCTCTAATCAGTTTCTCCAGTCTTAGTCTTGAAGGTGAATGACAGCTCAGATTCTTTGCTATCTATTACAACCCCAGCTGGGACTTAGGCTGTCTTTTCACTGATATACAGAATCAGAACTGACAGTCCTAATAATTGCTCTCCTCTTTATCTCAGATATTCTTCTTGAGTAGTAGGGTGCATCCTGGGGAGACACCATCTAGCTTTGTCTtcaatggctttttggactttaTCCTTCGACCTGATGATCCTCGTGCCCAGACCCTACGTCGTCTTTTTGTCTTTAAGCTGATACCCATGTTGAACCCAGATGGTGTGGTACGGGGTCATTATCGGTAAGAGGAACTCCCCCTTCACCTCTCCTGATCATTAGTAGTCCCTTTGATAAATGTTATGGTGTCGTGATTAGATACAATTTGCCCTGTCCTGCCTTCACAACTCTCCTACATCCTAAAAAGGGAATGCCCCATCCAGCCTGAGAAAGAATACATTTCCTGGAGCTTTAGGGAGatgtaggaaggaaaaaagatgtaGGGTCACCTGGCTGTTGAGAACTATTCCCAGACTCCTCCTATGTTATATTGATTTAACCATGTACACTCTTCCAAAACACCTAGTACAATGTCAAGCCTGCAGGGAAAGTTCAAGAACAATTAAGCTGATAACACTAGTTGCTATAGAAAGTCTGATTTTGTTAACTGGTTTTCTGGAGCTCTGGGGTGAGGGTGTCCTCAATCTTCCTTTGGCTTTTCTACTGTAGGCTTAGCTTTTCAGATTATAGGATAATCAGTTCCCTGCTTCCTATATTTTATGCCACTCATGCCAGTCTGTTTTCCCACTCCACCTTACCCCTTGTTTCCACACAGGACAGACTCACGAGGAGTGAACCTGAACCGtcagtatctaaagccagatgcAATCCTGCACCCAGCCATCTATGGGGCTAAGGCAGTGCTGCTCTACCACCATGTGCACTCACGTCTGAATTCCCACACTCCCTCTGACCACCAGGCCAATCTCCAACCCTCAGCCCCATCTGCTCCTGTTTCTGAACCTGAAAAAACCGACAATCTCCAAAATGAGACTCACATTGGACTCTCAGCTGATGAGGACAATCCCGAGTCCTGGACTCAAGCTGAGCCAGCCAGCCAAGACCCCAGTAGCTTGTGGTTTTTGGAATCAGAATCTAGCGAGATGGAGCCAGCCCCTGAAACCATCCCCCCCAAGGAGAGTGGTGTGGCCTACTATGTAGACTTACATGGACATGCCTCTAAAAGGGGCTGTTTCATGTATGGAAATAGCTTCAGTGATGAGAGCGCACAGGTAGGGGTCCTGAAATGATCTTAGAAATGTTGTATGCCTTAggaattaaaggaaaaagaatatgagAACAGAAGGAATGTTAGCCACAGGCTTGTGACTTTAGGAGGGAAATTAGCTCTCAGAGGGGCAGCTGGCAATAATTCTGTGGATGTGGGATTCTAGAGTaatttttaaatctgtttttgTGCTCAGGACCAGGCTTGTCAAAACTAGAACAAAAAAaataggccttttttttttttaaactcccaccttccatcttagaatcatctgaggcaaaagagcactaagggctaggtaatggggattaagggcCTCACATAGccaggaggccagatttgaatgcatgatctcccatctccaggcctggctttgtatccactgagccacctagctaaagtggtttgccattgccttctctagtttattttccaggtgaggaaactgaggcaaatggggttaaatgatttttccaaggtcacatagctaggatctatggcttgatttgaacttagatctaactgattccaggcccagcctTCTGTCCACTCTGCCATCTACCTGCCCTAAATTAGGCCTTTTCTAATGggagccaaatggaaaagatatGGGTGGGTGGTAGGGAAAAGAGCTGAAATTGTGTTGACTTGACCATACATACCTTTCTTAAACAGCTAGTACAATGCCACGTACACAGTGAAAACTCAAGAATTTTTAACTTGAATACTACTAATAATTTTTGTAGCATCTGTAGTTTATTGAATGGAGTGACTTGGCCCTGgccttctctttatttccttctctttaccaTTGTACCTTCTGAGTTTTCTCTTCATCCCAAATAGGTGGAAAATATGCTGTATCCAAAGCTTATCTCCCTGAATTCAGCACATTTTGACTTCCAAGGCTGCAATTTCTCGGAGAAGAACATGTATGCACGGGATCGTCGAGATGGACAATCTAAAGAGGGCAGTGGAAGAGTTGCCATCTACAAAGCCTCAGGGATCATCCACAGGTTGGGATAGACACTGGGAAAATAGGGCTTCAGCCTCTGGATAGTTTCCCCAATGAGAATCCACATCCAGCCTTGAGAAGGGAATGGGGTTGTGATAGCACAATCTTTCTCAGAAGAAAGGCCTTTTGTCTGTGGGTCTGTCTTCCGTTGCTTAGCTTGGAGGGTATCAGGAGTGGTTGGCACCTCATTGGGAAGCAGCCCTCAGTCTTTTCCATTGACCACTTTAGAATATTTGAACTACATGTTTCTGTGTCCCTGATATTCACATCTTTCCAGAGTAGTGATAAAAAAAGGTCTCTGTGTCTTAGCTACACACTTGAATGCAACTACAACACTGGACGCTCAGTAAATAGCATTCCTGCTGCCTGCCATGACAATGGACGTgccagcccccctccccctcctgcctTCAGATCCAGATATACTGTGGAGCTGTTTGAGCAGGTAAAAAGCCACAGGGGCAGGTGCATAGGCATCAGGCAGGGTGGCCTCAAAGCATAGGTATCCTCCAATACTGTCTTCTGGAGAAGGCAGTGCCACTAAGGCTCTGGTTAGATCTTTCCAAAGAATGGGGAGTTGTATACTTCCTGTACTGTCACTAGGGCTCCAGTTGAATAGCCCTTCCAGCTTTGAGAGTACACCTCTGTCCAACATTTTTTGGGCTTGGGTCTTTCCCTTTGTATTGCCTTGCTTTGTTGGACCTTTCATCATACAAGGGTTATGCATGTCTTTCCTGGCCCCAAAGGATGCTCCACAGAAGGGGGGAAAAGTTTAATTTCTATCTATAATCTTCAGGCCTTTCGGCTCTAAACCATTGAAGGTTACTAATCCTATAGCAGAGAGTGCTTGCTATCTGACTTACCTCTTGAGATAGCAACTCATAAAAACAGTagtgtgaaaaagaaaaatttaaagacaAAGAACCTCAGTCTCAGCTAGGATAGGAGATGCACTCTGGCTGCAGATGAGAGACAGTGACTGTCCCCATAGCATATGCTACAACCAATGTTCTCTCAGACACGTTATAAGTTTGAGAGATCCAAATCAGGAATTTTTCTGGTATCACTTTCTTCTCTCCCAAGCAGGGTGGTGCTCCTAAATACTGAGCTGTGTACTTGAACTCCCTTGGCAGGTAGGGCGGGCTGTGGCCATTGCAGCCTTGGACATGGCAGAATGCAATCCCTGGCCACGAATTGTCCTGTCAGAGCACAGCTGCCTCAACAACTTGCGAGCCTGGATGCTGAGACATGTTCGTAACAGCAGAGGTCTAGGTAGCGGTCTCAACATAGGCATCAACAAAAGAAGAGGCTCTCGAACTCCACCAAAAGGGCCTAAGTAAGGACAACAAACAGGGTGGGAGGAAAGTGGAAGTCACCCAATTTTGAGATAAAATATGAGGTCTTAGCTATCTGAAGGAATGTATAAAGTAGTCAGGACACATTTAATTCCATAACTAATTTATGCCATTGGGTGCTTCTAGGAGGGGGAAAAGGTGTTATGAATTCAAATTCTCAAAATGTTTTTGTTGAGAATCTGTATTCTGGGGAAACAATAGGTTAAGCAGAAGGAATAACAGAAACTTCCTGTAGAGCCATCAATTTACTATTCTAGTAGCTAGGAACATTTGTCACAGGAAGGCTACTTGTAAATTCCCTAGTGGCATGACCCAGGTGGAAGTACATGAGATGGGCTCAAAAGCTAATCAAggatagatttctttttcttctcccttggtACTGTCCTTAATCTAAAGATGATTTCCATTGATTCTTCATTGGGTAAGACATGGAATCTGAAAGACTTGGAATATACCCACCACAGATTTCACTTGTTCTGTTTCCTTACAGTGGTTTGCCTATATCATGCTCTGAAAATACGCTGAGCCGGACCCGAAGCTTCAGCACTGGTACCAGTGGTAGCAGCCAACAAAACTCTCCACAGATCAAAACTTCACCCAGCTTTACCTTTCATAACAGGCCCACAGGGCTACCAGGCCTGGGCCCTGGCACCCAGAAAGGCAGCCATCGGGTGCTAGGCCCTGTTAGAGGTAAGCCAATAAGAAAGCCCCTGGAGCAAATGCTCCATTCTTTTTGGTGTTGTTGGGGGAAGAATTAGCCCTGACGACTCGTTCTTTGGGCCTGAACCAAGGGGTAAACCAATAAAAACCAGATTACAGCAGAATCTGTAGCTTCACCTCAGACCTTGGTTTTTCTTACAGCATGGGGGCCATACTCTAGGACCTATGGCTATGAGTAGGGGTCCTAGGCACATTCTACGAAAAGTCCAAAAAACTGTTGGCTTCTACATGTGCTGAGAGCCAGACAAAACCTTTGACAAAAGGGAATGCTAGTTAATGGATATAAATGTTGAGGCATGTATTCTCTAAATCAAGGGTTATAGAGCACTATTGAAAGCAGGCACTCTCTCCAAGTTGTAGCATAGCAAAATGAGATAATGGCTCTATCTCAAGGTCCCTGAGAACTGGAGCTACTTCTGGCTCTAGAGCCTAGGCAGAAAAACTGATGTCAGAAGCAATGTAAGTCCTCTAGAATTGAAGGGGCTGACCTCAAGTAATACCTATTCCAGTCTTGTAAGCCAGATTCTTGCTTTCCCCTCTATAGCTATACCCAGGCAGGTCCAGGAAAATAATGGCACTCAAAGAGGCTGGGCCTTTggcaagaagaaaaggaaatcgCTGGGAGGCCACAGAGTACAGTGGAAGCCAGTCCTGGCTCTGTCACTTGCTACCAGGGGAACTTTGAACAAGTAGTTTAACTAGTCTGTgctcatttcctcctctataaaatgaggttgacCCGtataacctctaaggtctcttatcCCTCTCAGTCTATGATTTTTTGATCTCCTGAAAGTAATCTGAAGCAAGGAGCAGGGAAATGATTTTACCTCTAGAAAAAGGTTAGACTAAGTTATTAATGTTTGTGTCACAGACTCCCTTTCACAGTATAGACCCCttatcaaaataatgtttttaaatgcataaattaatATGGGGCtttcaaaggaaaccaactaTTTTGAaatcattatgaaaaaaattttcaagtTCTCAAGCCCCAAGTAAACCCTTGGACTAGACCATTCATCAGTGCCATATGTGGCTTTTGGGTCTATAGCTGATTCACAATGTTAAGGTTTCTGGGCTAGTATTACTCTGAGCTCAGCTTAGGAAAGCTTTCTTTGCCTCTGAGATTAATATTTCCCTAGGGACTTCATGACTATTTCTCCCATGCCAGAGATATGCCCAGGGTAGTGAGAAAAGTTCCCACTACAGAGAATCTGATCGTGGttctaatcccagctctgccacttaactagttgtgtggccttgggaaagtAAATTTTCtgaccttcaatttttttcatctctaaaatgggtatCATAATGTCTTACTTTTCCGTGTCCATAGATGGCACCTGAAGAGTTCATGCATAAAATTAATACCTCTAGAGTCCAGCCCCATTGCTCTACCCACCCCACTAGGATCCATAAGCTTATGTCAGAGGTCAATTGACCTGGCTTACAGTATCATAAAACACTGTTCTGCAGAGAGTGGCTACAGCCTGGGAGGAAGTAACCATGGAGCTGTCCTGGGCAAAGGAGAATTCACAAGGTAGCTATATATCCAGAACAAAAATGCAATCAGAGCTGAGGGAAGGAGCTTTTAGGGAAAAGACAGACCAACTTCTGTTATTGATAGGAGGATTAAAGAAGTACTGTCCCATATCAAGCTAAAATTCATCCCCCGACCTTTTGGTTGGTCCCTGTCTATAAGTGAATTTGCTGGGAGACTCCTAATGTAATAAATAAAGCCCTGGTTTTGGTTTCAGAGAGAACTGGACTCAAATACCCTGACTCTTCAGGGCTTTGGGATCCTAAGCAAGGCATTTAATCTCCATGGACCttaatttctataaaatgaaggtgatgtaTATTGTGAGGAAAAACTGAAGCTACTTTACAGTAAAAGCTGGATAACTTAGCAGAGGCCTCCTACCTTCACCTCCTATATAGGAGAACTAATAAACCCTGATTCAGAGTCTTAGTGAATTTAGCTTCTACTAAGCTAAGTAAgctggggcagggagggagggctTGGCAGGGGCTTTACTCTGAAAAACCCCTGGGATCCTTAATTCAACTGGCAGCCAAACTCAGATGAAGGGCTCTTTGAAGTTGTGGGTAGAGAGAGCATGAGGGAGAAGCACTTATGTCATCACTGTTTCTGTTGTGACTTCAGATTTTTAAAGTCTTGTTCCCTCAGAAcaaattctttttcattgtcCTAAAACATCATTCTACAACTTTGGGGAATAAAGCTCTTCAAAATAGACCCTAGAGCCCTTGCCCTCAACTACTTGTTGCTAGTTGTCAGAGAACTccgaaagtccaagcttccctttCTATTTTCCCATTGATAATAGAGTAGGTTTATGGCTTTTAGCATAGACCAATTTAAGATGAGAGGAGCTAGGAATTGTGGTGTCAACAGAAGACAGTCTGTAAGTCTTTTTTAGGTTTTAGCTGGAAATAACACCTTTAAGCTCTCCAGTTTGCTGCTGCCTAAGGATCAAGCAGTATAATAGCTGGTCAATCAGCAAGCACCTGATATATGCTAGGCACTACAGATACAAATGAGAGAGCTTACATTTTACCAGAACAGGGAGTCAGAGAGATAAAATACACAATTATCTTAATCTCAGGAGTAATAAAAACTGGGGTAATCAGTGACTGCTTCTTGCAAGAGATGGCTCAGGAACTGGGCCTTAGAAGGAACTGGGGCTCCAAGAGCCAGAGGTTAAGGAAGGAAAGCTGCTAGATAAGAGGCATGCCCCATTGAGACAGGCATGGCACAGATATCATGGCACTTATGGGGAATGGCACAACAGGCCAGTTTAGACCAGAAAGTGGGTAACAGTAGTATATGATCAGCCTGGATACAGAAAGGTTGGCGCCAGATAAGGGACTCAATGCTAAGTAGAGTTCATATTTTATCTCAAAGGCAACATGAAATCATTGCAAATCCTTTGGTAGGGAAGTGAAATGGACAAACATTTGctaaaagatttgaacccaactgcTTCCTGCCTTCAGGGCTCTTTCTCCTCTACCACCTGGCCTTGCCCCATTGGGACTCTTATTTATAGAGTAAAAGTCAATCTGAGGTTCATTAAAAGGCCAGGAAATGGATTTTCAATTATATGGGACAAACTGCTCAAACTCTCCCAGCAACTTTAAGGCCTCAGGCAGGATTCTTGATTCTACACTCAATATGCCATTGCCATATCCTAGTTCTTTCATCTTCATCTTGACTTTAGAGAAACTGATCAATCCTCCTGCTGCCCTCATTGTTTAAGTTGTTTCTTGCCAACTTTAATAATATAGCTGTTCAGCACAGAGGCTTCTTTCACCTTTATTGTCCATTTTTTAGGAAAATTCATTCCCTTCAACTAACACTTGTGTGTAGAGGACTCAGATCATCTTGAAACCAATCTCACTCTCTCCAGTTCTATATTCTTTCTAGCAACTGAACAAGTCCActtaaatgaacatcccagtgatGTCCCCACAACAACCTTAAGAGACAGACATCAGAGTTGCCAGGATCCTAGCCTAATAGTATTTCTAAACCAATGACAGTAGACCAGTATCTTTAGACTGTGGCCAAGAATCCCTGACTCCTGCCAAATTTCACAGTTTCTCCATGCTAAGCCCATTTCTCAAGAGAAGTATGATTGactattgatttattgattctcTACTCCCC encodes:
- the AGBL5 gene encoding cytosolic carboxypeptidase-like protein 5 isoform X1; protein product: MELRCGGLLFSSRFDSGNLAHVEKVDSVASEGEGGGSGGSAPTTSGVSSTSDYEFNVWTRPDCAETEYENGNRSWFYFSVRGGIPGKLIKINIMNMNKQSKLYSQGMAPFVRTLPTRPRWERIRDRPTFEMTETQFVLSFVHRFVEGRGATTFFAFCYPFSYSDCQDLLNQLDQRFLESHPSLTSPLDSIYYHRELLCNSLDGLRVDLLTVSSCHGLQDEREPRLEQLFPDTSTPRPFCFSGKRIFFLSSRVHPGETPSSFVFNGFLDFILRPDDPRAQTLRRLFVFKLIPMLNPDGVVRGHYRTDSRGVNLNRQYLKPDAILHPAIYGAKAVLLYHHVHSRLNSHTPSDHQANLQPSAPSAPVSEPEKTDNLQNETHIGLSADEDNPESWTQAEPASQDPSSLWFLESESSEMEPAPETIPPKESGVAYYVDLHGHASKRGCFMYGNSFSDESAQVENMLYPKLISLNSAHFDFQGCNFSEKNMYARDRRDGQSKEGSGRVAIYKASGIIHSYTLECNYNTGRSVNSIPAACHDNGRASPPPPPAFRSRYTVELFEQVGRAVAIAALDMAECNPWPRIVLSEHSCLNNLRAWMLRHVRNSRGLGSGLNIGINKRRGSRTPPKGPNGLPISCSENTLSRTRSFSTGTSGSSQQNSPQIKTSPSFTFHNRPTGLPGLGPGTQKGSHRVLGPVRDTGSSTEEREDCNTAGKQRQQSHGQSWAAPDWKVRAESRGQDRRRRQQPLTHQQSLTHPTTGSLDSPPTPSSAGPAPSRNMSTCLLPTSLGIAGSSCSLLSAGDKPETVMVIGKGLLGSGSRTPCIRARLQNCPRRVSARRGPGFPRCQNQVQEVRSSGEESSPQRHPLSIQARPGLGRGSSPPGRGMRGSSGPTSPIPRTRDSTEPEPESCSAAPGLYPVGPPRPHSAPASSFLSCPIICPQPPTCYSGGALGQHDSCSIIKPPPITQSPRV
- the AGBL5 gene encoding cytosolic carboxypeptidase-like protein 5 isoform X8 translates to MELRCGGLLFSSRFDSGNLAHVEKVDSVASEGEGGGSGGSAPTTSGVSSTSDYEFNVWTRPDCAETEYENGNRSWFYFSVRGGIPGKLIKINIMNMNKQSKLYSQGMAPFVRTLPTRPRWERIRDRPTFEMTETQFVLSFVHRFVEGRGATTFFAFCYPFSYSDCQDLLNQLDQRFLESHPSLTSPLDSIYYHRELLCNSLDGLRVDLLTVSSCHGLQDEREPRLEQLFPDTSTPRPFCFSGKRIFFLSSRVHPGETPSSFVFNGFLDFILRPDDPRAQTLRRLFVFKLIPMLNPDGVVRGHYRTDSRGVNLNRQYLKPDAILHPAIYGAKAVLLYHHVHSRLNSHTPSDHQANLQPSAPSAPVSEPEKTDNLQNETHIGLSADEDNPESWTQAEPASQDPSSLWFLESESSEMEPAPETIPPKESGVAYYVDLHGHASKRGCFMYGNSFSDESAQVENMLYPKLISLNSAHFDFQGCNFSEKNMYARDRRDGQSKEGSGRVAIYKASGIIHSYTLECNYNTGRSVNSIPAACHDNGRASPPPPPAFRSRYTVELFEQVGRAVAIAALDMAECNPWPRIVLSEHSCLNNLRAWMLRHVRNSRGLGSGLNIGINKRRGSRTPPKGPNGLPISCSENTLSRTRSFSTGTSGSSQQNSPQIKTSPSFTFHNRPTGLPGLGPGTQKGSHRVLGPVRGSSCSLLSAGDKPETVMVIGKGLLGSGSRTPCIRARLQARPGLGRGSSPPGRGMRGSSGPTSPIPRTRDSTEPEPESCSAAPGLYPVGPPRPHSAPASSFLSCPIICPQPPTCYSGGALGQHDSCSIIKPPPITQSPRV
- the AGBL5 gene encoding cytosolic carboxypeptidase-like protein 5 isoform X10: MELRCGGLLFSSRFDSGNLAHVEKVDSVASEGEGGGSGGSAPTTSGVSSTSDYEFNVWTRPDCAETEYENGNRSWFYFSVRGGIPGKLIKINIMNMNKQSKLYSQGMAPFVRTLPTRPRWERIRDRPTFEMTETQFVLSFVHRFVEGRGATTFFAFCYPFSYSDCQDLLNQLDQRFLESHPSLTSPLDSIYYHRELLCNSLDGLRVDLLTVSSCHGLQDEREPRLEQLFPDTSTPRPFCFSGKRIFFLSSRVHPGETPSSFVFNGFLDFILRPDDPRAQTLRRLFVFKLIPMLNPDGVVRGHYRTDSRGVNLNRQYLKPDAILHPAIYGAKAVLLYHHVHSRLNSHTPSDHQANLQPSAPSAPVSEPEKTDNLQNETHIGLSADEDNPESWTQAEPASQDPSSLWFLESESSEMEPAPETIPPKESGVAYYVDLHGHASKRGCFMYGNSFSDESAQVENMLYPKLISLNSAHFDFQGCNFSEKNMYARDRRDGQSKEGSGRVAIYKASGIIHSYTLECNYNTGRSVNSIPAACHDNGRASPPPPPAFRSRYTVELFEQVGRAVAIAALDMAECNPWPRIVLSEHSCLNNLRAWMLRHVRNSRGLGSGLNIGINKRRGSRTPPKGPNGLPISCSENTLSRTRSFSTGTSGSSQQNSPQIKTSPSFTFHNRPTGLPGLGPGTQKGSHRVLGPVRESGYSLGGSNHGAVLGKGEFTRYRELDRGKRGLQHSRETKTTESWAELGCSRLESPSRIPRPGQETKAATTDPSAITDPPYHRQLGLTPNSF
- the AGBL5 gene encoding cytosolic carboxypeptidase-like protein 5 isoform X9, with protein sequence MELRCGGLLFSSRFDSGNLAHVEKVDSVASEGEGGGSGGSAPTTSGVSSTSDYEFNVWTRPDCAETEYENGNRSWFYFSVRGGIPGKLIKINIMNMNKQSKLYSQGMAPFVRTLPTRPRWERIRDRPTFEMTETQFVLSFVHRFVEGRGATTFFAFCYPFSYSDCQDLLNQLDQRFLESHPSLTSPLDSIYYHRELLCNSLDGLRVDLLTVSSCHGLQDEREPRLEQLFPDTSTPRPFCFSGKRIFFLSSRVHPGETPSSFVFNGFLDFILRPDDPRAQTLRRLFVFKLIPMLNPDGVVRGHYRTDSRGVNLNRQYLKPDAILHPAIYGAKAVLLYHHVHSRLNSHTPSDHQANLQPSAPSAPVSEPEKTDNLQNETHIGLSADEDNPESWTQAEPASQDPSSLWFLESESSEMEPAPETIPPKESGVAYYVDLHGHASKRGCFMYGNSFSDESAQVENMLYPKLISLNSAHFDFQGCNFSEKNMYARDRRDGQSKEGSGRVAIYKASGIIHSYTLECNYNTGRSVNSIPAACHDNGRASPPPPPAFRSRYTVELFEQVGRAVAIAALDMAECNPWPRIVLSEHSCLNNLRAWMLRHVRNSRGLGSGLNIGINKRRGSRTPPKGPNGLPISCSENTLSRTRSFSTGTSGSSQQNSPQIKTSPSFTFHNRPTGLPGLGPGTQKGSHRVLGPVRESRGQDRRRRQQPLTHQQSLTHPTTGSLDSPPTPSSAGPAPSRNMSTCLLPTSLGIAGSSCSLLSAGDKPETVMVIGKGLLGSGSRTPCIRARLQNCPRRVSARRGPGFPRLGPGWAGAHRRLAEG
- the AGBL5 gene encoding cytosolic carboxypeptidase-like protein 5 isoform X2, whose product is MELRCGGLLFSSRFDSGNLAHVEKVDSVASEGEGGGSGGSAPTTSGVSSTSDYEFNVWTRPDCAETEYENGNRSWFYFSVRGGIPGKLIKINIMNMNKQSKLYSQGMAPFVRTLPTRPRWERIRDRPTFEMTETQFVLSFVHRFVEGRGATTFFAFCYPFSYSDCQDLLNQLDQRFLESHPSLTSPLDSIYYHRELLCNSLDGLRVDLLTVSSCHGLQDEREPRLEQLFPDTSTPRPFCFSGKRIFFLSSRVHPGETPSSFVFNGFLDFILRPDDPRAQTLRRLFVFKLIPMLNPDGVVRGHYRTDSRGVNLNRQYLKPDAILHPAIYGAKAVLLYHHVHSRLNSHTPSDHQANLQPSAPSAPVSEPEKTDNLQNETHIGLSADEDNPESWTQAEPASQDPSSLWFLESESSEMEPAPETIPPKESGVAYYVDLHGHASKRGCFMYGNSFSDESAQVENMLYPKLISLNSAHFDFQGCNFSEKNMYARDRRDGQSKEGSGRVAIYKASGIIHSYTLECNYNTGRSVNSIPAACHDNGRASPPPPPAFRSRYTVELFEQVGRAVAIAALDMAECNPWPRIVLSEHSCLNNLRAWMLRHVRNSRGLGSGLNIGINKRRGSRTPPKGPNGLPISCSENTLSRTRSFSTGTSGSSQQNSPQIKTSPSFTFHNRPTGLPGLGPGTQKGSHRVLGPVRESRGQDRRRRQQPLTHQQSLTHPTTGSLDSPPTPSSAGPAPSRNMSTCLLPTSLGIAGSSCSLLSAGDKPETVMVIGKGLLGSGSRTPCIRARLQNCPRRVSARRGPGFPRCQNQVQEVRSSGEESSPQRHPLSIQARPGLGRGSSPPGRGMRGSSGPTSPIPRTRDSTEPEPESCSAAPGLYPVGPPRPHSAPASSFLSCPIICPQPPTCYSGGALGQHDSCSIIKPPPITQSPRV